The Chryseobacterium sp. JV274 sequence ATTGATCCATCGATCTCCTCCTTCTCCGATCACACCAAGATAAGGTGGCAATACAAGAATGTCTTTTGTTGCTTTTTTATACACATCGACACTCCCTGTCAGTTTTTGATTAAAAAATCCGAAATCCAGACCGAGATTGGTCTGCGTGGTGGTTTCCCATCTCAGGTCATCATTTTTTGTCTGAGTTGCGATAAATCCTGATGGCAGTAATCCGCTTCCGACACCGGAAATATCGTAAGCCGTACCGTAAGATGTTGCCCAAGTTGGATTTCCTCCCGCATAATTTGCTATATAAAGCGAATACACCGCGGAATTACTGATTTCCTGATTCCCGGTCTGCCCCCAACCCGCTCTTAATCGCAAATCTGAGAAAAACGGAATCAGATTTTCTGCAAAATGTTCCTTATTGATTCTCCATCCTGCCGAGAATGCAGGGAAAGTCCCGAAACGGTTATTTTTACCGAATCTTGAAGAGCCGTCATAACGCATTGTTGCAGAGAAAAGATAACGGTTGTCATAATCATAAGAGAATTTTCCGAAGTAGGACAACAGGCTGTAATAGGTGGAACTTCCTCCATTGAAAGCATCCCCTGTTCCTGCATCGGGATACATATAATCCGGTGTTTCTATCAGGAATCCTTCTTTTCTCAACCAGGTATTTTTATACGTATCCTTGTACATTTCCATTCCACCCAAAACATCAAAATGATGTTTTCCTGCTTTTGCGGTGTATTGTGCGGTATTGGACCACGTCCATTTTTCGGTGTCTGACTGGTCGATGTTTACTGCATTGGTTTTGTTTTGCAGGTAACCTGAAACATAGCTTCTTTGCAACATTCTTTTGTAATAATTGGAAAGATCTATTCCAAAGCTGGATTTTAAAGTCAGATTTTTTATAGGCTGTAATTCTGCATAAACATTTCCGAAGAATCTTTGGTATTGGTAGCCGTTGTCTTTATTATATTCTAAAAGTCTGACAGGGTTTTGCCTGTCATTCATTCCGCCAACCGGTCCTCCCCACCCGATTCCGTCCACAGTATGAACCGGAATAATGGGCAAAGCACGTAAAGCAGGATCCAAAACGCCCGGATCCATCAGTTCATTGGTTTTATTGAAGGTGAAATTCTCCCCGATTTTCAACTTTCCGTCGAAAAAGTTATAAGAGGTATTAACCCGGGCAGACAATCTTTTGAAATTGGTAAGTTTCACGATTCCATCATTGTCATAATACCCCATAGAGAAAAAGTAAGAACCTTTATCCGAAGCGCTTGAAGCAGAAACATCCAGCGAATTGGCAACCCCGGTCTGCGAAACCTCATCATACCAGTTGGTATTGGCTGATTTAATCGTTTTTCCGGCATCCAGGTATTCCGGAACATAGCTGTTGTATAAAGTCGGAATACCGTTCTGTACCCCCCAGTCAAAACTGTAGCTTAGATTGTTGCTATTCGGGTTCAGTCCGTCATTGATGTTGGCCTGCCAAAGCACCTGTCCGAATTGTTTTGCATTCAGAACTTCTGTTTTCTTTGCATATTGTGAATATGCTGTATAATAATTGAGATCGATTCTCATCTTCCCTTTTTTTCCTTTTTTGGTCGTGATGATGATCACACCATTAGCCGCTCTGGAACCGTATATACTTGCTGAAGAAGCATCTTTCAGTACCTGCATCGATTCGATGTCACTTGGATTAAGCTCGTGCATTCCGGCTTTTGTGGGAACACCGTCTATTACGTACAGAGGATCTGTATTGTTCAGCGTTCCAACCCCGCGAATCAGCACTTTTGTGTTACTGCCGGAAGGAGATCCGTCAGCTGCAATGTTAACACCCGCTACCCTTCCCTGTAAAGATTTGATCGGATTGGGTTCGGTTTGCTTGTTCAGGTCTTTCATATCTACCACAGAAACCGCACCGGTAATGTCTGCTTTTTTCTGTTTGGTATACCCGGTTACGATCACCTCATCTATACCTTTTATTTTCTCTGCAGCTAAAACAATGTTAAGGACTGTTTTTCCATCCACCACGACTTCACGGGTGGAATAATCCGGATACGTGAAAACTAAAGTGTTTCCTTTTTGCAGGTCGTTGATCTGAAATGCACCGCTATTGTCTGTGGTGGTATTGGCTCCGGTTTCCGAAACGGTTACGATAACCCCACTTAACGGTTTCTGATTTGAGGAAACTACTTTACCTTTAATGACTTCCTGCGCAAACACATACGAAAAAGGCAGAAGGCAAAAGGCGATGGCTATTTTATATTTCTTCATACTATAGTTTTTATTTGATATTAATCTGATGAGCATTGAAGTTCACCGTACTTCCTTTGGTATCTGTAAATAAGCTCAGTTCCGAGAAGCTTTCATTCGGGAAAAAGATTTCGGTCATTACCTTTTCGCCTTTATTGAAGAAAATTTCGATGGAAGTTTTGTCCAATACAATTTTGAACGTTGCGTTTTGATAGTTTTCTGCTAATGGAGCTTTTGAGATCCTGTCTGCAAAATTGTTCTTAAAATCGGTTTTGCCGGATTGGGTACGGTCAATAAACAATTCCTGCTTGTTATTATCAATTCCGAAAATTACACGTTCTCCCAATGAATTTTTCAAAGCAAAAGTGTAAATCCCTTTGGTCATTTTTTTGAGATCAACATCTAAAACTGCTTTGGAAAGGTCTATTTCTCCTTTGCTGATAAGTTTTTTATCCGAAACAAGGTTAATTTCTTTTTTAACTGTCTTTCCTTCGTAATTTTTAAGTTGGGAAACAGGGATATTTTTCAGAGTGTAACCTTCTTTGGTCCTTTCCAATGTTACTTCACGAGGAATAGTGGAACTTCCTCTCCATTTTTCTGTAGGCACATTCGGTGAATAGTCCCAGTTTGACATCCAACCTATTATTACTCTTTTGTTATCCGGAACGTTATCAAACGAGACACTCGCATAATTATCGCGTCCCCAATCCAGCCAGACTACTTTTTCTTTTTCAAGCTGCTTTGTAAAAGCATCATCCATTTTGAAAGTTTTTCCGTCAAAATCACCTACAAAATACTGGGCTGCAGAACCTCCGTTTGGCCCACCCGGATTGATGTTAACGATAAGCACCCATTTTTCTTCATTGGTTCCTTCTACCTTTACCGGGAAAAGATCTGGACATTCCCAAACACCACCGTGTCCGCCGAAATCTTTACCAAATTCTGAAAGGAATGTCCAGTCTTTCAGGTTTTTTGAGGCATAAAAATGCTGTCTATCCTGTACCGCCAATCCCATTACCCATTGTTTTCTTTTCGCATCCCAAAAAACTTTCGGATCCCTGAAATCTTTTATTCCGGGATTTTTCAATACCGGATTGTTATTGTATTTGGTCCAGGTTTTTCCATTATCCAAAGAATAAGCGATTGCCTGAGACTGCGTATCAATTTCTCCGGCTTTCTCTTTCTTCATATCATGGTAGGTAAAAATTGCTACCAACGGAACATTTTTTCCATCTCCAAAACCTGATGTATTATCCTTATCTACAACTGCACTTCCTGAGAATATTGCACCCTTCTCGTCATAGGCAATTGCAGGAGCCAATTCTTCCCATTTTATAAGATCTTTACTGATGGCGTGCCCCCAATGCATCTTACCAAAATCCGGCACGCTCTGAAACGGTGTATGCTGGAAAAATAAATGATAAGTTCCGTTAAGATAAAAGAGACCGTTCGGATCATTCATCCAGCCTTTTTGAGGAGTGAAGTGATAATTGGGCCTGTAAAGTTGCTCTTCAGACGTTTTCGAGTCCGACTGTGCGTTGAGCCCGGAACAAAATGTGGAAGCCATTATTAAAGTCGATATGATTTTCTTCATTATGATTATTTAATAGGAAATTTTCGAATTATTTAAAAATTTTAGAGGTGTTCTTCGCCATGATTATATTGGTTTGCAAATCTACTTCGTCAGTGTTTTGCTTAATTTTTCCAGTGATATTCCTTTGGTTTCCGGCATCATAAACATTACGAATAATAATTGGAATACCATTGCAACGGTAAAGACCAAAAATACGGTCCCGGCTCCGATGGTAGAAAATAATGTAGGAATTAGTGATGGAATGATTGCTGCCAGAAGCCAGTGTATGGAACTACCGAAAGCCTGTCCCGATGCCCGCAGATGGTTTGGAAAAATCTCTGAAATAAACACCCAAATTACCGTTCCCTGACCAATAGCGTGAGAAGCAATGAAGAGGAACAAGAAAATAGGAATCGCCAATCCTGACCAATGAAAATAAAACGCCATAGAAACCAATCCTAAAGAAATGATGTAACCTACGGAACCCAAATACATCAATGTTCTTCTTCCTACTTTATCAATAAGGTTGACTCCAACCAGAGTAAAAACCATATTAACAACACCAATTCCTATACTGCTGAGAAGTGCTGTTTTCTCACCCAATCCTGCTTCGCCAAAAATTCTTGGTGCATAATACAGAAACGCGTTGATCCCCGACATCTGATTAAAAAAAGCTACTAGAAAAGCCAACATCAGCGGAAAACGGTATTTTTTCATAAAGATATTTTCCTTTGGCGATTCTGCGTGGTCATCTTTCATCTGGGTGATCAAGGTGTCAGAATCCTGATCGGGACTTAGGATTTTCATCACTTTTTTCGCTTCTTCTATTCTAGATTGCGAAACCAGCCATCTCGGACTTTCCGGAATAGTAAACACACATAATGTATAGATTGCTGCGGGAATTGCCTGCACACCAAGCATCCATCTCCAGTCATTATCGCCGATACCGCTTAGTAAATAATTTGATAAAAATGCAATCAG is a genomic window containing:
- a CDS encoding SusC/RagA family TonB-linked outer membrane protein, which encodes MKKYKIAIAFCLLPFSYVFAQEVIKGKVVSSNQKPLSGVIVTVSETGANTTTDNSGAFQINDLQKGNTLVFTYPDYSTREVVVDGKTVLNIVLAAEKIKGIDEVIVTGYTKQKKADITGAVSVVDMKDLNKQTEPNPIKSLQGRVAGVNIAADGSPSGSNTKVLIRGVGTLNNTDPLYVIDGVPTKAGMHELNPSDIESMQVLKDASSASIYGSRAANGVIIITTKKGKKGKMRIDLNYYTAYSQYAKKTEVLNAKQFGQVLWQANINDGLNPNSNNLSYSFDWGVQNGIPTLYNSYVPEYLDAGKTIKSANTNWYDEVSQTGVANSLDVSASSASDKGSYFFSMGYYDNDGIVKLTNFKRLSARVNTSYNFFDGKLKIGENFTFNKTNELMDPGVLDPALRALPIIPVHTVDGIGWGGPVGGMNDRQNPVRLLEYNKDNGYQYQRFFGNVYAELQPIKNLTLKSSFGIDLSNYYKRMLQRSYVSGYLQNKTNAVNIDQSDTEKWTWSNTAQYTAKAGKHHFDVLGGMEMYKDTYKNTWLRKEGFLIETPDYMYPDAGTGDAFNGGSSTYYSLLSYFGKFSYDYDNRYLFSATMRYDGSSRFGKNNRFGTFPAFSAGWRINKEHFAENLIPFFSDLRLRAGWGQTGNQEISNSAVYSLYIANYAGGNPTWATSYGTAYDISGVGSGLLPSGFIATQTKNDDLRWETTTQTNLGLDFGFFNQKLTGSVDVYKKATKDILVLPPYLGVIGEGGDRWINGASMENKGIEVTLSYQNETAGGFRYEVSGNISMNRNKITELPQSVINNYGGNGTTDNILGRPVNSMYGYVADGLFRTQAEVDNSASQSGKGLGRIRYADLNGDGMIDDKDRTWIGNPNPGFMYGVNLNFSYKNFDLSTFWQGISDVDVINSKKYQTDFWSVDDVGSNKGTRLLNAWSPQNPNSDIPALTTVDGNAESRFSSYYVESGSYLKLRVLQLGYTFPKSLMEHYNIVNFRMYASVQNLWTIKSKSFTGIDPETPAFGYPLPLTFNFGVNFSL
- a CDS encoding glycoside hydrolase family 32 protein; the encoded protein is MKKIISTLIMASTFCSGLNAQSDSKTSEEQLYRPNYHFTPQKGWMNDPNGLFYLNGTYHLFFQHTPFQSVPDFGKMHWGHAISKDLIKWEELAPAIAYDEKGAIFSGSAVVDKDNTSGFGDGKNVPLVAIFTYHDMKKEKAGEIDTQSQAIAYSLDNGKTWTKYNNNPVLKNPGIKDFRDPKVFWDAKRKQWVMGLAVQDRQHFYASKNLKDWTFLSEFGKDFGGHGGVWECPDLFPVKVEGTNEEKWVLIVNINPGGPNGGSAAQYFVGDFDGKTFKMDDAFTKQLEKEKVVWLDWGRDNYASVSFDNVPDNKRVIIGWMSNWDYSPNVPTEKWRGSSTIPREVTLERTKEGYTLKNIPVSQLKNYEGKTVKKEINLVSDKKLISKGEIDLSKAVLDVDLKKMTKGIYTFALKNSLGERVIFGIDNNKQELFIDRTQSGKTDFKNNFADRISKAPLAENYQNATFKIVLDKTSIEIFFNKGEKVMTEIFFPNESFSELSLFTDTKGSTVNFNAHQINIK
- a CDS encoding sugar porter family MFS transporter; this encodes MNKILMWSITAALAGFLFGFDVVVISGADKKLQTLWNSSDAFHGAVVMGMALWGTVIGAIFGGIPTNTLGRKKTLLIIGVLYAFSAIGTALSNDPYLFAFFRFIGGLGVGASTIAAPAYISEIAPAKDRGRMVSLYQFNIVLGILIAFLSNYLLSGIGDNDWRWMLGVQAIPAAIYTLCVFTIPESPRWLVSQSRIEEAKKVMKILSPDQDSDTLITQMKDDHAESPKENIFMKKYRFPLMLAFLVAFFNQMSGINAFLYYAPRIFGEAGLGEKTALLSSIGIGVVNMVFTLVGVNLIDKVGRRTLMYLGSVGYIISLGLVSMAFYFHWSGLAIPIFLFLFIASHAIGQGTVIWVFISEIFPNHLRASGQAFGSSIHWLLAAIIPSLIPTLFSTIGAGTVFLVFTVAMVFQLLFVMFMMPETKGISLEKLSKTLTK